The genomic region CAAAAATTACATAAAATCCCAACTTACGACCTGCCTCCACAAGAAAATCCATTTGCGACAACTCAACTGGAGAAATTTCATAATCATTACATTTTTTACATTTTTCCAAATGAATAACGCTTCGAATTAAATTGACGTTAAACTTTTCAAGATCTTCCATGTCAGCAGAACTTAATTTCCGCCCAAGAACATTAAACCCTCGATAAGAATTTTCTTTAAAATCGTCTGAATTAAGAAAAGCTTTCGGTCCTTGCAAAGCCGCAGAAACCTTATCGACCGAAGCAGCTGTAGTTGTTTCAGAAGAAGAGCCACCAGCAGAAGAAGAGCCACCAGCAGAAGAAGAGCCACCAGCAGAAGAAGAGCCACCAGCAGAAGAAGAGCCACCAGCAGAAGAAGAGCCACCAGCAGAAGAAGAGCCACCAGCAGAAGAAGAGCCACCAGCAGAAGAAGAGCCACCAGCAGCAGAAGGATTGCTTGAATTGATAGATTTATTAGATGTTGAATGCTTTATAGTTACATTAGAATCACTACTAGACTCATCAATAGGAGCTTCTGTAACATTAGCAGCAGAAATAGAATTACTTCTGGATTTATTAGCTGCAGCCTCAGATTTAACATTCTTCTTATAATCAGAAGGAAAAACCTTTATCTTTTGTGAATTAGCTTGAGGGGTATCAGAATAAGTGGTACTCCCGTCTACATCTGTAGATTTATAAACTTCAGCAATACCAACCAAAGGCATAAGGGAAAACAAACTAAGTAAAACAATCCTTCGAGAGTTAATTAATTGCATAGTTATGGACCTCCAGGCTAGATACGATCAAATCACGCCACTTCAAAAAAACACTGTAAATAAAAATCCACACCTATTATTAACGGCAAAATAATCTAATTATTTAGCTAATTTTATTATTAGCTTTAAAATTTATTTTTTACAATTGACACCTATAAAAATTAATATATAAAGATTACTCCCGAAGTTAAATTAAAAAACTCATACCTTATTAAAGTCAAAGATAATCACTATCAAGCTATAGCAATGGAAAATAATCCAAATAAATATAACATACAAAAGAGCCTATTTACTGACATCACAATTCAGAAGATGAAAAAATCAAGAATCCTAACCCCATTAAGAATTTTACTAAACATCACCGCAAAATATTTTTAGATCAAACCCGTTTACCATAATCTTAGCAAATACACATTACGATATACTTTTCTGATAAACACTGATAGTTTTTATCGCAATCTCATCCCAACTGAAGCGAGTTCTCATATCGTTTTCTGCTTGCAAAGTAATCCTAGATAAGTCATGGTAAGAAAAAATTTTTACAAGCTTTTCAGCAAGATCAATATAATTTCCAGCAGAAAACAAAAATCCGTTTTCCCCATCATTTATAATTTGCGCCATACCCGGAAGGTCTGAAGCTAACACTGGAGTTCCATAACTCATTGCCATTAATAAAACACCACTTTGATATATTTTTCTATAAGGCAGAACAATCAAGTCTGCCGCACTATAAAACATTGATATCTCTTGATCTGGTATGTATCTAATATCCAATTTACAAAAATCATTTAGCCCGTTTTTACTTATTAATTCTTGATACTTAGAGAAATTATCTTTCCACACTTTTCCAGCAATGACTAGCTTAAATGGTTTTAGTTTATCTTTAACCAAACCTAACGCTTCAATCAACAAATCCAAACCTTTTACTTCTTTGATTTGACCAAAAAATAAAATTACCTTTTCATCTGATGATACATTAAGAGCTTGACGAGCATCTGCTTTTGGCATCGAGGGTGCAACCAGACCAATATAACTTCCGTGAGGAATTACATGTATTTTATTTATAGAAACATTACTTCTATTAATCAACTCATCCTTACTAACTTGATTGTGCACAATTAATTGATTACAGAGAAAGTAAGTCCATTTTAACAAGATAGAGAAGGTTAGACCCGGCTTAAAAGACTCAACATCGTGCACTGTAGCAACAACCTTAAATCCAAATAAGCGAAAAAATAATACACTTAAAAATTCTAAAACACCCACATGAAAAAAATGAAAATGGGCAATATTTGAATAATTTTTTTTAGCATGCTTTATGCTCCTACAAAGCCCTAAGATATACCTAGCCCCTCTTCTCCACGTAGCATCCTTTCCCCAAATATTTACAAAAGTAAGTTGCATGAAAATAGGTCTATTACCACAAGGTTTAGAAATGTCACAGGTATACCAAGTTGCAGATACTCCCTGATGTAACAAACCGGCACACAGTCCAGAATCATAATAGTCCATACCACCGTGACTACCAACTGGCTCCACAAAGGCGACGTTAATTTCTTTCACATAACACCCAATCTGAATAATTATTTTTTACCTGATACATATGTGTATTTAACAAAATCTTTAATGCCCAAAAATAAAGCATTATATGCATCAAGTCTCTTATATCTGACCCATTCAAAAGAGTTTCGAAACACCCATAACATAAAACCTATTAAAAATAGACCTTTCTTAAGCACAGTTCCATGAGTAAAAACAGTTAAAAATCTATTTTTCGCAGTTTGATAAACAAAAAAAGGAAGCTTAGGATTCCTTCCTTTAAACATACCAACAGCCTCTACCTCTTTGCCCTGGCTACCCTGAGCCAGATGGCGAACAACAGCTTTTGGCATATAATAAATTTTATATCCATAAGAAATTACTCTTAAAGATAATTCGACGTCTTCTTCGTACATAAAATAGCGTGGATCGAACCCGCCACACTCTTCTAAAACTGAACGTCTAATCATAAAAGCGCAACCACTGGCAAACTCTACAAATCGATCTTCTAGAGCTATTTTTGATACAGCACTTAATCCACAACCTGGTACGCGTGCCGAACCAGTTAACCAGTTCATATACCCCCCACCATACCAAAGTATATCCAACCCATCACCCATCATAGTAATTCTTGGGGTAACCAATCCAACTTCAGGGCTAAAAAATCCATCATGCAGTAATTGTAATAATCCAGGTTCAACTAGTGTGTCTGGATTAAGAAAAAATATATATTCACAATCTGTATTAACTATAACCCAATCTTTTCCAATATTGCATCCCTCACCAAAGCCAAGATTTTTTTCACTTTTAATAAGTACAACATCTGGAAACTCTTCTACGATGCACTCAGGACAATCATCCGGAGATGCATTATCCACAACAATAATCTTTGAATATCTCTCTTCCCTAAGAGAGTAAATACAAGAAATAATTTGGTCACTAGTATTATAATTAACAAAAACTATTGCAACACTTAAGTCTAACTTTTTTTTTGAACTAAAATCCGTCATCAATAAGCACCAATAAAAATTGCAACCATGAATAAAGAATCGTTAACATATTTTTAAATCCGTTTTGAAGAAACAAAACTCCATAATACTTTAAAGAACTCTGGTATTGTTTTATAAATAGCAAAGAACGGGCTTATATACCACGGGAGAAATTTAAACGCATATTTTGCCCAAACAAATTGAAAAAAACGAATCAATCGCATTTTTCTAGAACTTGAAAACTGCGTTCTAAATGTTCGATAATTTAAACATGCTTGCTTGATAAATATTACTGGGCCCAATTTAGCAGCTTGCAGGAATAGTTGTATGTCATATAACCCTGGATTATTTTTAACGAAAGAAGACCTCAAAACCACACACCCTTGCTTTAAAGGGTATACTGGTAAAATAAAGATTCCGAATAAAGTAAATAGTGATGACAGTACGCAATCATCTGATACAAAAGGAAAACGTGATTCTTTATAAATCCTCCCAGACTCATCCATATATGCCACAGCACCAAATGCAGCCAAAGCATTGGGATTTGATTCCAGTAAGTCAAGCCGCTTTGACAAAGATCCCAATGGAATAGTGTCATCGTGATCTAAAATTAGCAAATATTTACCGGTCGCCAATTCAATACCAGTTCTATATGAGTCTTCAATACCAGCATTAATACTTTTAAAATGCAATTTTATATTTGGATGATCAATTTCTTGTAAATATTTCCGCGTTCCATCAGTGGATCCATCATCAACGATAATCCACTCAAAGTCTTCAACATCTCCTTCAAGGACACTTTTTTTAGTATCCTCAAAATATTTCATTGAATTATATGTTGCCGTAATAATACTAATTAATGGAGATGTTTTAACATTCATCTTTAAGTTCTCATATTATTTTATATAATTATGACTATATATATATTCCAATTTACACTTTAAGAAGTTAGCTTTCCTTTTGTAAGATTTTTTTGATTAAGATAATTAGCCGCGCACATAAGACCAGCAAGAGTAGCCAAAAAAGCAATTCCCGGGGTTTGCATTAATTCTGGCTGAGTAATGCAGGCCAAAAAATACTCTATCATTGCAGCAAAAGAAGCTATGGCAACACTTGATATAAATAAATCATTAGACCGCGTTTGAATGTAAGTTAAATGAAGTATTTTGAATATAAGAAAAATGACTGACATGAATACAATAATGCCTGTTTTTAAGGTTAAATAGATATAAGCACTATGAACATATCTCACTTGCTCTGCTGTCACATCAGATTTAGCAGGCGGCCTATAAGGGGCACCAAGCCCAATGCCTAATAAAGGTGACCGCTGAATTGCCGCCCATGCCATTTTATTTTCATAAAACCTCCAGCCGAGAGAAGATCCATGAGAAACCTCCTCCTCCACACTAAACAATCTCTGCATCGCGCCTTCAATAGCGCCCGGCTTAATAGCTAGCATAGCACTTAAACCAAATACAGCAACAATTGCAATTAGTCCTACACTTCTAAGCATTTTTTTTGTCCCTAGCTTCCAGCATAAGAACAAAACAGCTAAGAAAGTCCCCCCCCAAACAGCACGACCATAGGTTAAGAAAATTCCAGCGCCTGTAAATATACACAATATAATAAGAGTCTTTGAAAAACCTATTCGGTTAGCAAACAAAGCCAGTACAAACAAAAATCCCCAAACAATAATGTGAGTTCCTGACGTCATGCTTCGTGTAACATCACTATTAATGCTTCCCAAAGTTTCAAGGCTAGTAAGCTCGCGCCCGAACACATTTACACCTAGAAAACCTTGCAAAATCTGGCCAATTGAAAATAAAAAAGCTACAAAAAGAAAGCCAAAAACAATAAATTTAAATCTTTGTCTATCTGAGCATGTTAAAGCTATTAAGGGAATCAATAGCCAATAAAGGAAATGCCTTGACTCCCCTAAAATATCTTTCAATGGCAATCTAATTTCAAACACCGCCCGAAATACAGAAAAAAGCAACAGTAAAAGTACAACAAATAAAGGAATAGCCAAAGGTGACAATGCTTGCTTTGTAAAGCTAAATTCTGAATTGTATTTAAAAAAACAAAAAATGAATGTTGCAAACAAGGCCATATCTGAAGATGGTATTGTGCCTCCCAGCAGTCTTATTGAAGGCAAAAATGTATCTGGAATTAATCTAGAAGAAATTGCTATAACAGCTATTAAAGCTACTAAAGGATATGTAAAACCAATAAAAATAAATAATATAGAAAGAATAATGGCTACTATCCACCACCATGGAAAAATAGCACTGACAAAACCAAATATCAAAGCCACTATTGCAGCCATTATTACAAAAAATATACTCCCTATCTTTAAACTAACGAAATTAGCATCCCTACGGTTAAAAGATAAGAGAGAAGAATTGTTCTTCATAATGACGCATTAGCCTTGTGAAATTTTAATGGTACCTTCTACCTAATATTTAATATATATTAAATATAACTCAAGACTTCACCTAAAGGTTTTCGGTATGATTGCGGAACAACAAATGATTCCCTTAAATATCCAGCGGCAACAAACATGATAATTAATTCGTTTTCTGGTATACGAAGGTGATTCCTCATTTCTATATCTTGTTTCCTAGTTTTACTCCAGTTAAGAGCGCAACTTCCTAGGCCTTGCAAATGTAAGCCATATATAAAACTCATTGCAAACATTCCCCCATCAATCCAACCTTGATAACGTTCCGCCCCATTAAAATTTGACAAATCCACTGTTATACAAAATAAAGCCTGAACCTCTTCATAAAACCCTCGTGCGCCCCCTTGAATTTGTAAAGTACTCCTAATTAATTCTGGATTAAGAATTGCCCGGACCTTTCCAGACTGTCGATTACAAACTGCTGGACTTTTTTGAGCAATACGTACGGCCTTTTCAATTACACTATGCTCTATAGGATCTTTAGTGAACTGCCTTACACTATGGCGCATAAGAAAAAAATCTTCTTTAACCCCAGATATTGCGTCTAAAACCTCAGCTTTAGAGCGCAAAATAACCCCGCCATCATTAATCCTTAATAAAGTGCTCTGATTATTTTTCTTTAACCGATCAACGATTACTTCTAATTGAGAATCTGGCTGACCAAGACTTCTATTAAATTGACAATAACGCGCCAGTACATTTATCGGAACATCTAGCTGTGGATCAGGCCCAAAATTAAGATGAAAATTATCGACTGATCCAACTAATTGTCCAATCACTACCCTTCCAAATAACGGCCTGGGATTAGGTAAAGACATTCCTTTCTCGATGTTGTGATAAGTAGCAGTAATAACCGCAAGAATCTTTTCACGATCTTTCTCGAAAGAAATTACAGATGACCATTTAATATATCGTTTAGCATCGTAACAAAAGTCTCTCAATAAACTCGGGCCTCGAAGACAAAATCTCAGAAGCCATTTAATAGAAAGCGGCAAGAAACCAATTATGTATTTTTTCATCTTACAACTATACATTCTCTAAAATATGTGTTCAACTTAGTAAATTTGACTTTTAACTTATAAAACAATCTTTTTATTTGAAATTCTAGTTAATAATTCTGCTATGTACTGCTCATAACGCAATAGTTTTTTTTCTGCAATTTTATTACCTTCTTCTACTGCAAACTTCAACTGCTCCCGACTGTTAAAACAATCCATAACCAAACCAACTATTTGCTCGTTAGTATTAACCTTACAATCCCCAAGATAAGGATAATCCAAGGCAGAAAAAAGCCCATTAAACTTCCTACTATACGCTAATGGCACAACAGGCACTCCACTTGAAAATGCTGCGATACAAGCATGCATGCGAGCTCCAAGAAAAAAATCCATCCCTGAAATAAAAGATTTAGCTTGGCTAGGAGAAGAAAAAGATGGTGCAAGCTTAGCAGCTGGATAAAGCTCTTGTAATTGAACACACACGTTCACATCGTCTTCTATAGGAAATGAGGTCGTTAGCACATGAGGAACAAGCCATACTTCACAACCTTCTATTCGAGTAAACTGATCTAATAGTGATCTAGTAAGTTCAGGATAATTAACACTAAGACCGAATTGATTCTTCCCAGTATACCCACCGTTATAAAGTAATCCTGATACATTTAGTCCAATTTTTACTTTACTTGAATCCCGGGAAGGGCGTTGAAATGGCAATCTAAAAGCAACGTCAATTACCTCCTCTGCATTTACAGATAAATTATTCTTTTGCAAGTATCCAAATGACAATCCATCCCTTACAAATATTTTAGTGCACCGCTGCATTACATTATTGGCCACCTTTAAATTAAACCTACTTTCGAATGGCCCTATAGTTTGCGGGCTTAAAATAAGAGGTTTACGTTGAAACAAGACAACCAACTTAGACACAATCTGTATTAGGAATCGTGAAAAACCATAAATATCAGCAAAACTATCACCTTCACCTATATCAAACACCACATCGCATTCCCGGATTTTCTTGGGATAATCAGAAGCCCCGATCAAAATTCTTTTGAGTGATACATTTGTCCCTCGCTCAATTAAAGGGTTGCCCTCAAAGTAATCTTTGTTTCCATTAGTGCCGAAAATTCGATATTCAACCTCAACCCCCGCCTGCACCGCAGCTTTATTAATAATAGAAATTTGTGCTTCAGTTAAAGCGCCAACACCAAGATTATCTGAAGTAGTAGAATGCCAAAGTAAGCCTATTTTCAACATGACTAATATACCAAAAGAAAAATGGAAAGACTAAATACTATTACAGTCAAAGTAAAATTAACTCCCCCAAACCCAGTAGGTATTTTTCTAAGCCGTAATGCACTGAAAAATATCAAAAACAAGGTTAATAATGTGATGATTAAAGCAATGACCATACCTTTTAGTCCAATCACTTTCATCAGAAGTGGTGCTGAAATTAGCAAAATAATAAGTGCAAAAATTTGTGCCCAGACACGTATTGTCTGAGATCCAGAAGCAGTCAATAGAACACCTTGAGGCGCAGCAAGATATCTTGTAAAAACTAACAAACCAATATAGGGCCAAATTGAATTTAACTCTACATATTCATCACCAAAAACAAATTCGGTAATATGCATACCGGCAAACCAGAAAATAGCCCAGCACACAGTACCAACAGCAAGCATCTGAAGATTAAGTTTTTTAGCTAGCTCAACAAACTCTCTAGTATTAGTGTGCTTGGCAGCAATTACAGGTAAAAATACATTTCCGAGTACAGGTGCAAATTGCATTGCACCATTTAGAAATCTCATACCTGCTTGGTAAATACCAACTCCAGTGGCTCCCAGATAATATTTCACAAGCATGGTGTCAACTTGGTAGAAAAAGTTAGTGAAACCCGCATCAACGGCATATGGAAATCCTGCTTTTAATGCTTTTAGAACAGCAACTGGAGAGGCTGACAGAGTATTTAAATCACCAACCACTCGCTTATATGCCCGCCACGACAAAATAAAATAAACAAAACGAGATAAAACAAAACCTAAACTAATTAATAATAACTCAGCCCCATTAATTACCATTAAAACTATTAAGCCGAAATGCAACAAAGAGCCAATTGTTGCAACTTTTGTTTCTTCATGAAATTTTCCGATACCTCTGAATGCAATATTAAAAAAATCCCCAAAAGAAGTGAGCAAACAAGATAACAGTAAAATCCAAAATATTGCTCTATCTAAGTCATTTGTATAGAATAAGTAATGTCCAGCAAGGCAACAGACCCCCATCACTACTGTGAGATATAGTTTTGCAAGAAAAACCCTCCCCATTAACTGATTAATATTATCAGGGTATCTTCCTATATCTCTTAACAACTGATTTGAAAATCCATATTCCACTAAAAGCACAGCTATTGACGCAAGAGTAAAATTGTACATCAATATGCCAAAGTCTCTCGGACCAAGGAATCTTGCAAGAATAATGAAAAGTACAACCGCTGATAGCAACCGTGAAAAAGTCGAAAGAGCCATAAATGCGGTATGTTTAATCATAAATTGCTACATTTTTATTATTAAAGTTAGGTTAAAAAAACATTGAATTTTATGAAAATGTACCTATAAGTTTTTTTCTACTTTTACTATCTACATTTTTCAGTAAAGATTTAACAAATTCTTCTTGCAGTGTAAAAGCAGAGATATTATCTCTGCTAATACTTGAAACTCTAAAAAGCAGTCCATCAGGAATATATCCCTGCAAACCTAATTCAAACCTTTTTATAGTTTGACCCAATCCACCATAAACTGTAGTTTCACCAACACGCATCCAATAAAGTATTGGCTCATATCGTGCCCCATGCTGGGCTAATAAATGTCTAACTTTAATTTCATATCCATCAAAATTTAAAATGGCATTACCCAACAAATCAACATTAAATCCTTGAGCTGTATAGCAGGTTTCAGGCTTATGTGCTTGCAAGCCGCGACTTTGGTCTCCCCCATAAGCAATCGAAAGCATTATTCGCATTCCTTGCTTATTAATATAGGTCCGAGAAAGAGTTTGATCATAAACTTTATTGAGGTTTTGCTGCACCTCAGGGCTCACTTGTATAGGAGTAATCGTAGGATCGATTTTCCACTCATCGAACTCCTTAGGAATCATTGCTTCTAAATTTATATCTTCTGCTGCATTAACAAACTTAGTAGGTTTAAGAATTACTCCTCCTAAAGTAGCTACCAATAACAGTAAAAATATAATTAAATTTCGCAGTGTAAATCCATCCATTAGACAGGCCTTATTAAGAGTTTAGGCTTTTAACTGCCATTTTTTAACCAAATATTGTAGGAGCGTATCAACACTAATTATCAAAATTAGAGCCACTACAAAAAGTAACATTCCAGCAAAACCATGAACAAAACCCTGACCAGCAGCATCTCCAAAATGATAAGTAACTAAAGTTAATACCATAACTCTAATCACATTAGCGGTAAAAGAAATTGGAATAATCAATATCCCAAGAATTACATTACGAATAAATGAATCGTGCTTTACAACATTTAAATAAAGTAAACCCAGCGCCTCCAAAGATATTAAAGTGTGCAAACCAGCACATGCATCCGCAACAAGTAATTGATATTGTCCGATTTGGAGGATCACCCCACTTCTTGAAATCGGATATCCTATCCAATAAAGTATATTTTCTGCTACATATGAGACCGCAATCTTCATTGGTAATGTCACAGCATCAAGAAAAACTCCAGGAAGAGGCACCATAAAAATCAAGAAGAATAACGGAAACCACAATGCTCGAAGCCCAGAATAACCACGGAAAATTAGCAACAATCCAGCAAAAACAGGAATTTGAGATGCAATATCTAACGGTGCAATATCTTGAGAACGGCCAAGAATGTAGAGTAAAAGACCAAAAACTAAAACTATCCCGCCAATTACTGGCCTGCCTATAATATTATTTTCGGCCTTAAACAATTGGTGTCTCTGTACCCATACTAAATACAAGACAACGCCAACAATTAATGGTCCATGAGCTTGATCTTCAGATTGCCATACAGTATTTAATAAGTTCAAATATGTAGGCGTATACATAATGAACAAACCTAATAATAGCATCCAATTCCGATTGATTACCTCCCAGATACCAGGATTATCTTGCTCGATTACCTCGACAGTGTTCATATCTACAAATCAACCAATATTGACCCAATTACCTTAGTACCATTATTCTTGCATTGTTCTACAGCAATAGATAAATCATTCACTCGAGTATGATTTTGTCTTGCAACTAATACAATTCCTCCAACAGTAAAAGCAATTGCATAACCATCTGAATAATTACTAAGTTCGGGAGTATCCAATAAAATTACATCATAAACACAAGCCAACTCTTTAATTAAATTTCCGAATGTTGGCTTGCTAACAAGCTCTTGAGGATTAGGAGGTAATGTACCGGCAGTTAATACAGATAAGTTTTCAAAAAAATTTATTTTTGAAATTACATCATACCCCGCTCTTCCTGCTAAGATATCAGATAACCCACGTTTGTTACTCAGATTGTATATCTCATGCTGGCGTGGGTAGCGTAAATTAGCGTCAATCAATAATGTATTTTCACCCAATTGCGCAAAAACAACTGCAAGATTTGCAACAAAAGAGCTTGCATTATCGCTGCTGCTTACTGAAGAAACAGCTAGTGCTTTTCGTTCCGGTGAAAACCAATGCAGCATTAATTGACTGCGTACTGCTCTCAAAACCTCAGCTTTGTTACTAAAAGGCTGATATGCAGCAACGAGCTCATTAAGATATGAGTTTTGGTCAGGTGATAAATAAGGATAGTTAAATTGCCTCGATAAAACCTGTTGAATATCATCTTCAGTTATCAACCCTAATGCTTGAGCAGCTTCTCCAAAGCGCAAACCCTTCTCTTTATGTAACCGCATAATTCTTTCAGCATCTTCGGGTGTAATTTTCCCCATCCGCAATAATAAACTACCAATTGTAAATTCTGAAAATTCGTTTACCAATGGTGCATTTTCTACTTTTTCAGAGTTTGAATTAGAAGGTGTAAATGAAATCATAATTCAGCCTTCCCTAAAGTTATCAGGTTTGAAGTATTTTTAAAAAATCTCAGTTTTCTTTTTTCTTTACTAATAGTCCCAAGAAGTGGGGCTTGTAATACTTCAATTAAGTCATCAGCAGTCCGTACTCTTCGATCAACAAACTCAGCTAAAACTCCAAACCCTATTCCTAAAAACATACCCAAGAGGATTGACAATATAATATTCAGCAATAAATTTGGGCTAGTGGGAGTAAGAGGTGCCACGGCAGGATTCAATAAAGAAATATCAGATTGATTTGACTGACCTTCAATATTCGTTTGAGTATACCTTTGCATAGCCATGTCGTATGCTTTTTGAGCATTTTCAACCTCTCTTGTCAAAACAGATAAAATATCCCTATCTCGATTAAGTTGTAATACTTTTTCTTTTTGATTATTTAAAGCCAAACGTATTTCCGCTTCACGTTGTTGCAGAATTCTTGAATTACTTGCCACATTACTTGAAACCGATTTGATCTGTCTATCTAGCTCAGACTTAAGATTTTCAATTTCTGCTTTAGCTCCTAGATAAAAAGGATGGTTTCTTTCAAATTTCTGCGAAACATCTGCAAACCTTGATTCTGCTCTAGCAATTTCAGTTTTAAGATTTTGGATAATTGGATTAGCTGCTACATCAGGAGACTCATAAGCTTCTTTTCCACTTGAATTTTTTTCCCGAGATCTCGCTTCCATAACTTGTGCTTGTGCAATAACCAATTGAGATGAAAGCTCATTTAATCTGGCTCTTTCCACATCCAATCTTTCATCAACACTTACAATCCCTTTCTCTTGCTGATACTCTGAAAGCTTCGATTGCGCTTGAGCTAGATCTTCTCTCAGTTCTTTCAATTGCTCAACGAAATACAAAGCAGCTTTTTGAGAAGGCTCAACTTTAAGTTGTATTGAAGTTTGCATATAAGACTCAGCAAATTCGTTTGCGATTGTAGCTGCAAACTGGGGATTTACCCCAAAAAAGCTAATATCAATAATACTACTCTCTCGAGATGGTTTAACTTGAAGTTTTTTTAGCAATAAATCTGCAAGCCATTCTTTAATTTCACCTTTACCTGAAGTTGCTTGATAAAAGTCCTCTTTTACGGCTGGAACATCT from Methylobacillus flagellatus KT harbors:
- the xrtB gene encoding exosortase B — protein: MNTVEVIEQDNPGIWEVINRNWMLLLGLFIMYTPTYLNLLNTVWQSEDQAHGPLIVGVVLYLVWVQRHQLFKAENNIIGRPVIGGIVLVFGLLLYILGRSQDIAPLDIASQIPVFAGLLLIFRGYSGLRALWFPLFFLIFMVPLPGVFLDAVTLPMKIAVSYVAENILYWIGYPISRSGVILQIGQYQLLVADACAGLHTLISLEALGLLYLNVVKHDSFIRNVILGILIIPISFTANVIRVMVLTLVTYHFGDAAGQGFVHGFAGMLLFVVALILIISVDTLLQYLVKKWQLKA
- the epsG gene encoding chain length determinant protein tyrosine kinase EpsG, encoding MISFTPSNSNSEKVENAPLVNEFSEFTIGSLLLRMGKITPEDAERIMRLHKEKGLRFGEAAQALGLITEDDIQQVLSRQFNYPYLSPDQNSYLNELVAAYQPFSNKAEVLRAVRSQLMLHWFSPERKALAVSSVSSSDNASSFVANLAVVFAQLGENTLLIDANLRYPRQHEIYNLSNKRGLSDILAGRAGYDVISKINFFENLSVLTAGTLPPNPQELVSKPTFGNLIKELACVYDVILLDTPELSNYSDGYAIAFTVGGIVLVARQNHTRVNDLSIAVEQCKNNGTKVIGSILVDL
- a CDS encoding oligosaccharide flippase family protein → MIKHTAFMALSTFSRLLSAVVLFIILARFLGPRDFGILMYNFTLASIAVLLVEYGFSNQLLRDIGRYPDNINQLMGRVFLAKLYLTVVMGVCCLAGHYLFYTNDLDRAIFWILLLSCLLTSFGDFFNIAFRGIGKFHEETKVATIGSLLHFGLIVLMVINGAELLLISLGFVLSRFVYFILSWRAYKRVVGDLNTLSASPVAVLKALKAGFPYAVDAGFTNFFYQVDTMLVKYYLGATGVGIYQAGMRFLNGAMQFAPVLGNVFLPVIAAKHTNTREFVELAKKLNLQMLAVGTVCWAIFWFAGMHITEFVFGDEYVELNSIWPYIGLLVFTRYLAAPQGVLLTASGSQTIRVWAQIFALIILLISAPLLMKVIGLKGMVIALIITLLTLFLIFFSALRLRKIPTGFGGVNFTLTVIVFSLSIFLLVY
- the epsI gene encoding exosortase-associated protein EpsI, B-type, which produces MDGFTLRNLIIFLLLLVATLGGVILKPTKFVNAAEDINLEAMIPKEFDEWKIDPTITPIQVSPEVQQNLNKVYDQTLSRTYINKQGMRIMLSIAYGGDQSRGLQAHKPETCYTAQGFNVDLLGNAILNFDGYEIKVRHLLAQHGARYEPILYWMRVGETTVYGGLGQTIKRFELGLQGYIPDGLLFRVSSISRDNISAFTLQEEFVKSLLKNVDSKSRKKLIGTFS
- the epsF gene encoding chain length determinant protein EpsF, encoding MSFIRFISIIKARYKIIIFTLFITVLTTAIVTILLPKNYKATASVLVNYKGADPVTGVMLPAQLMPGYMATQVDIISSKNVAKKVIDKLGLADVPAVKEDFYQATSGKGEIKEWLADLLLKKLQVKPSRESSIIDISFFGVNPQFAATIANEFAESYMQTSIQLKVEPSQKAALYFVEQLKELREDLAQAQSKLSEYQQEKGIVSVDERLDVERARLNELSSQLVIAQAQVMEARSREKNSSGKEAYESPDVAANPIIQNLKTEIARAESRFADVSQKFERNHPFYLGAKAEIENLKSELDRQIKSVSSNVASNSRILQQREAEIRLALNNQKEKVLQLNRDRDILSVLTREVENAQKAYDMAMQRYTQTNIEGQSNQSDISLLNPAVAPLTPTSPNLLLNIILSILLGMFLGIGFGVLAEFVDRRVRTADDLIEVLQAPLLGTISKEKRKLRFFKNTSNLITLGKAEL